Genomic window (Psychromonas sp. L1A2):
TGACTCATGAAATGGGATTTGCAGCGCAAGTATCTGATAAAGTAGTATTTCTTGCCAAGGGTTTAATAGAGGAGCAAGGGGATCCTAAAATACTATTTAGTCAACCTAAATCAGAAAACTTAAAAAGTTTTTTAAGTACTTGGGCAGAGCGTAATAGCGGAATCAGTTAATATAATTAGTGTTATTTATTAATCCGATGTTATCGGATTAATAAATTAGCTTTCAGAAAAATCACCTCTAAGACTTTTTACCAACTATGATTCCAAGTAATGGCAATATCTCGCCCTAGAATAAGATGAAGACACATCAAACTGATGTGAATTAACGTATACCAAAACCGAACGTAAAATGAGCACTAGGAAAGTAATAATGACTCCATGTCCTCCCTTAACTTTTATTACATTACAAGAGCGAGTTACTTAAGAAAGCTTACAATGAAAAGAAAAGCATTCAGGTGTTATGATGTGATAGCTTATATAAAATACAAGATATAACTCCATATATCTCTGTCACTAGTTGTAAAACATAGAAATTAATTAGAATAACTCAAGTATATTAAAAGTAACCACAACAATATAATAGCGCAACTAACTTTCTAACTTGGAATGTGTAAAAAACGATTACCTTCTACAAAATGAAATGCATGTAAGCTTTTTAATTAATACCGATAATAATTGGATATTGGCAACTTATTGGGCAAAGCCAAGTAAACATACCTTAACCGAAATTTAATATGTAACTAAATCGGTCCTATTCTATAAATGAGCGCTCACAGCAAAGGCCATAATATTATATTTGCATTAAATATCGAGCAGTTCAAAGTAGGCTATTTATCACACCCTAAAAACTCATTGAGTTTACTCATTATATTTGAACAATCTCATTTTCTTTTGTTATTTCTGAGTGGATTGATACGCTAAATCACATAGGTTAAGGTGTTTGCTTGTGGTTATTTACAGCAAGGTAAAACAGACTATTTATCATCAGGGTGTTGTTGTAAATATGCTTTTTTAGCCAAGTGTTGGTTTTGGGTATTATCAGTCATTTTTACTTTGTAGTGTAAACCCGCTTTCCCTAACATATGAGCGGCAACGGGTGCTGTGATCAGCAAAAACATGCTGATTAATACTTCTTTTAAGTCCACATGACCAAGTTGAAAGCTGAAATATATCATCGATGCCATTAAAATACAGGCAACCCCTAGCGTACTGGCTTTCGTTGGTGCGTGTAAACGAGTAAAGTAATCTGGGAGTTTTGCTAAGCCAATAGAGCCGATTAGCATAACAATGCTACCAAAAACCAATAATATACTCACCACTACTTCTACAAATACAGTCATTTGTCTTCCTTATTCGATAATATCGCCACGTAATAAGTACTTACAAAAAGCTGAAGTACTTACAAAACCAAGAACCGCAATTAATAACGCACCCTCATAATAAATCGCGGAACCTTGATGAATGCCTAACAAGATGATCAGCGCAATACTATTTATGTACATAGTATCAACGGCAATGATTCTGTCTGGTGTCGTGGGGCCAATGATTAAACGCCAAGCATTCAAGGCTAAAGCACAACAAATTAACGCACAAGCAATCAGTATAGCGACACTTAACATCCGAAAATCTCCTTTAAAGGTGCTTCATAACGTTCTTTGATAAGCTTAATTAATGCCTGCTCGTCTTCAAGATGCAGCACATGAACATATAACCATGTTCTGTCATCTGACAATTCAACACTCACCGTACCCGGTGTTAATGAAACACTACTGGTAAAAATAGCGAGTGGCACAGACTCTTTAATGTCCAAAGGCACTGCAATGAAAGCAGGCTTTAAAGTGCGATTATTTTGTAATACACGCTTCGCTACATCGTAATTAGAGACAACAATGTCAATTAATAAACGAAACGTGTAGGTCACCGCCTTGATAGGTTTTTTTGCGACTGCTGCTTCTTCACTCAGTGGGGCAACA
Coding sequences:
- a CDS encoding Na+/H+ antiporter subunit G → MTVFVEVVVSILLVFGSIVMLIGSIGLAKLPDYFTRLHAPTKASTLGVACILMASMIYFSFQLGHVDLKEVLISMFLLITAPVAAHMLGKAGLHYKVKMTDNTQNQHLAKKAYLQQHPDDK
- a CDS encoding K+/H+ antiporter subunit F, which codes for MLSVAILIACALICCALALNAWRLIIGPTTPDRIIAVDTMYINSIALIILLGIHQGSAIYYEGALLIAVLGFVSTSAFCKYLLRGDIIE
- a CDS encoding Na+/H+ antiporter subunit E, whose translation is MDKVRKFVWFPTPYHSILLWLVWQILHDFSRGHMVLGAVFAIAIPWIVAPLSEEAAVAKKPIKAVTYTFRLLIDIVVSNYDVAKRVLQNNRTLKPAFIAVPLDIKESVPLAIFTSSVSLTPGTVSVELSDDRTWLYVHVLHLEDEQALIKLIKERYEAPLKEIFGC